CGCGCAGAATGCGGGTTTTCGCAGGCGACTTCTTCGATCGTGGCGTTGGCCATTTCCTGAATGGTGGCCAGCGTGGCATCGTCAAGACGCGTGATCTCGATCCCGGCCTCCTGGAACTGGGCGTAGGCTTCGTTCGAGCGACGCTCGGTGAAGGCCAGCGACCACAGCATGGTGGCGTCAGCGGCGACGCGCAGTTGCGCGCGGGTCTCGTCGCTCAGCGCATCCCAGGCGGCCTTGTTGATCATCACCCCAAAGACCGAGGAGGACTGGTGCCAACCGGGCAGCGACCAATGCGTCGTGACCTGCTGGAAACCGCCCGACCAGTCAACGTTCGGCGTCGAGAATTCGGCACCGTCGATCACACCACGCTCAAGCGCCTGATAGATCTCGCCACCGGCCATCGACACCTGACTGCCGCCGAGTTGGGTCAACAGACGACCTTGCTCCAGCCCCGAGAGGCGCAGACGCAGACCTTGCAGGTCGGCGGTGGTGGAGATCGGCGTGTTGGTGCGGAAGCCGGATTCGTTGTTGGTCACGCCGTAAGGCAGGTACACCATGCCATACTGGCCATAGATCTCGTTGTAGATCTCGAAACCGCCCCATTGCTGGATCCAGTTCACATAGTCCACGGCGTTGAACAGGCTGGCGTGGGTGGCCAGCGGCGAGAACGCGGTGTCACGCCCTGCCCAGTAACCCGGCCAGTCAGCGCCCGCCTGAACGGTGCCCGATTCCACGGCGCCGAACACTTCGCCTGCGGGCACCAGAGTGCCGCCGTCAAAGAGCTCGATCGACAGGGCGTCGCCGGTCAACAGGTTTGCCAATTC
Above is a window of Pararhodobacter sp. DNA encoding:
- the dctP gene encoding TRAP transporter substrate-binding protein DctP; translated protein: MTLKTTALAAVGVLAAGMAAPVAAQENWTMTTVWPASLELIEMDRHFVELANLLTGDALSIELFDGGTLVPAGEVFGAVESGTVQAGADWPGYWAGRDTAFSPLATHASLFNAVDYVNWIQQWGGFEIYNEIYGQYGMVYLPYGVTNNESGFRTNTPISTTADLQGLRLRLSGLEQGRLLTQLGGSQVSMAGGEIYQALERGVIDGAEFSTPNVDWSGGFQQVTTHWSLPGWHQSSSVFGVMINKAAWDALSDETRAQLRVAADATMLWSLAFTERRSNEAYAQFQEAGIEITRLDDATLATIQEMANATIEEVACENPHSARVYLSQVEYLNDYAHWRDASAPFNLGRTPNGPDVEVLRACAER